A single Lactuca sativa cultivar Salinas chromosome 8, Lsat_Salinas_v11, whole genome shotgun sequence DNA region contains:
- the LOC111916858 gene encoding GDT1-like protein 4, whose translation MSLSVVQGFSKSLAMTVLSEIGDKTFFAAAILAMRHPRRYVLAGCLSALIVMTVLSAAVGWAAPNLISRTLTKHIATILFLGFGFWSLWDAFHEGDSEELAEVEAELDADLQDNGKPKANGKDDDDTKKKNRPIFSQFFSPIFLKAFTITFFGEWGDKSQIATIGLAAAENPLGVVLGGILGQALCQTAAVFGGKSLAKQISEKFIALSGGVLFIVFGIQSYFSTVDS comes from the exons ATGAGTCTATCAGTTGTTCAA GGGTTTAGCAAGTCTCTTGCGATGACTGTTCTCTCAGAAATTGGTGACAAGACATTTTTCGCAGCTGCG ATTCTGGCGATGCGTCACCCCAGGCGATATGTTTTAGCAGGCTGCCTTTCAGCTTTGATT GTCATGACTGTTCTTTCTGCTGCTGTTGGCTGGGCTGCTCCAAACCTG ATCTCTAGAACATTGACTAAGCATATAGCCACTATATTGTTTTTAGGGTTTGGATTTTGGTCATTATGGGATGCATTTCATGAAGG GGACTCTGAAGAATTAGCTGAAGTTGAAGCTGAATTG GATGCTGATTTGCAAGATAATGGAAAACCTAAAGCAAATGGAAAG GATGATGATGACACTAAAAAGAAGAACAGACCGATTTTCTCTCAATTCTTCTCAccaatttttttaaaa GCATTCACCATAACCTTCTTTGGCGAATGGGGTGACAAAAGCCAG ATAGCCACCATTGGTTTAGCTGCTGCTGAGAATCCACTTGGTGTTGTTCTCGGAGGAATTTT AGGGCAAGCTTTGTGTCAAACTGCTGCTGTCTTTGGAGGGAAAAGCTTGGCAAAACAAATATCTGAAAAATTC ATTGCGTTATCGGGTGGAGTTCTATTCATAGTCTTTGGAATCCAATCATACTTTTCAACGGTTGATTCATGA